A window of Phycisphaeraceae bacterium genomic DNA:
GCACGCCCGCCTCGCGGAGTTAGCCGTCGGACCAGGTTCCATTCGTCCCCCCACCTCGCGCCCGGCGGAAACCCAGACATCGAATGAGGAAAAATAATGAGCACGACACCAATCATCACGCTTCAACCTTATCGCCAGTTGCTCTCCAGGACGGCGATAACAGGGCATCACAAGCTGAAAACCGTCTTTCTTCCTGCGACGTTATTCGTGCTGCTCTTGCAGATGCTCGTCGGCTGCGCCTCGCAAAGCGCAGGTCCTGCCGATTCCAAAGGACGCCGCCTCGATCTTGAATTTAAAACTCAGATGACTGACCATCGGTACACCTATTTTGAGATTAAGCGAGGCACGCTCAAGTACGGCGGGGGGCGCGACGGAGCACAGATGGAGGCAGCCCCGGTTTTACAGCTATCCACCGAACAACTCGACGCGATCTGGGCGATCATCGACCGCTATGATTTGATGAACGCAAAGGGTTCTTTCTTGGGTAAGGGAGAAACCGCCACCTACGATCTGACGCTCAACGACGGCCGAATGTTGTCTCACGCAATCCACGCAACCGACGACAAGGTACCGGGGTTAAAAGAGTTACATCAACTGCTATTTGATTACCAGGCAACTGTGCGGTATCGAATTCCTGAACTCGAAACGCATAATAAATCGTGACCTGCTTGGCATTTGCTGCACGAGTCTGGTAAGATACTTGGCTCAAAACTCCTCACACTCACCTGCGGTTCCCCGCGTAAACGGAGCGAATAATCCCATGCTCGAAGCCCTCAAGGACGACTCGGTTATCAACAAGCTCGGCGGCCGCTTCAAGTTCACCGCTCTGGTTCAGCACCGCGTCCGCGAACTGATGGATGGCGCGCGCCCGCTCGTCGAGCGTAAAGGCCGCAGCGATTTTGAAATTGCCGTTGAGGAAATCGTTGAAGGCAAGATCATTTTCGAGCTTCGCAAAGACAACGAAGACGCGGATAACGACTGATTTGATGATCGCGTCGATTGCAACTGACGGGTGTCGGTCGAGTCCGGATTTGCAATTGATCGGATGCTCAGCTTGTTCATCTCATCGCACCATTCGCCATGAGTAAACGCCCTCGCGCCAACTCCAGCCGGTCCCCGTCGGTGGAATCCACCAGCGGAGCTTTCCTGGCGAATCGAAAAATCATTGTGGCGGTCACTGGCGGAATCGCCTGCTACAAGGCGGCAACACTGGTCAGCCGGCTCGTCCAGTCTGGTGCCACGGTGCGCGTCATCATGACCGAATCAGCCACGCAGTTCGTCGCACCGCTCACCTTCCAGGCTCTATCCGGCCAAAGCGTGCTCACCAGTATCTGGCAGGCGGATGATCGCCCCGACTCGCAGCACATCGGTCTGGCGAGATGGTGCGATCTGATGGTGATCGCCCCCGCCACCGCTGACATCCTCGCAAAGATCGCCTGCGGTCTGACGGATGACCTCGTGAGCCTGACGGTTTCCGCCCTGCCTCGCCATCCACAGCCCACACCAGTATTCATCGCGCCATCGATGAATACGCAGATGTGGGAAAATCCCGTCACCCAGCGAAACATCTCCACGATCAACGATTTACTCGGCTACCGATTTATCGGACCCGGTACAGGTTGGCAAGCCTGTCGAACATCCGGAAGCGGTCGCATGGCCGAGCCGGAAGAAATCTTCGCTGCGCTGTGCAAGTCTCTTTAGACTCATCTCGACTCGATTGTTTGTGATCGGTTGCTAGACCATTGAATCGGCGAGTTTTTCTTCCGCTGTCATCTCGGCTCGGACCGACTCGTCCACCTGAAATTGGATGCCTTTACGTTTGACCACCATGCCGATCGTGGCGATGGCGGAGATCAGAATCGCCCCGAAAATCCAATAAGCGGACCGCACATCAGCCCATTTGGCGATGGTGCCCGCCAGCAGTCCGCCGATCGGTATTCCACCCGCGATGGCGAGAAAGAAAAAGCTCGTGAGCCGTCCGCGCACCGAATTGGGAATCGATGCGATCATCGCGGTGTTTAACCGCGCGAGCGTGCCGATCTGTAATGATCCAGCGATACCGATGAGCACCACGGCGATCTGAAAATGCGCAACGCTACCGGCTGCGATTTCGACCATCCCCAGCGTGATCAGCAACGGAATTCCCCGCCACGGCGAGGGGATGCGTTGACTCGAAAGCGCCAGCAGCAGCGAACCTATCACCGCGCCAGTGCCAAACGCGCTGAGCAGCAGCGCAAAGTCCTTTTCCTCGCCGCGACCCAGCGCATCCCTCGCGTAAGCCGGCAACATCGTCACGATGGGCGCGATGCAAATCCCCGCACTAAAAACGATCGCCAGGATCGCACGGATATCCGGTCGGCCTCGGAGATAACGCAATCCATCCAGCAGGCTCTGCCACGGGTGAGCGTGTTTGGCCTGACTCTGATCCGAGCTGTTACGAATGGTGATCAAAGCCGCGATAACGGCGATAAAACTCACGGCATTAAGCGCAAAACTCCACGTCGCCCCGAATTGGTGCAGGACGATGCCGCCGATCATCGGTCCCACGACACGTGCGCAGTTAAAACCCATCGAGTTAAGGGCGACCGCATTGGGTAAATCTTTGCGGGCCACCAGATCAGGCATGAGTGAGACAAAAGCGGGAATCAGCAGAGCGGAGAGCGTGCCGCTGACGAAAGAACAGGCGATGATCTCGCCGACAGTCAGACGCCTCATTCCGTAGCGCACCGAGAGCCAGACCGACACGACGGCTTGAAGAATCGTCACGATCCCCATGAGTCGCCGCCGATTGACACGATCGGCCAGAACACCCGCCAACGGAGTCAGCAGCACCGGCAAGCCGGCCGCAAACGCATCAGCTCCTAGCCAGAAAGGATTTTTGTTGGAAAGCTCATACACGACCCATTGCTGGGCCATGATCTGCATCCACGTGCCGATGTTGCTGACAACTGAACCGATCCACATCAGGCGGTAATCACGGTAGGACAGCGCACGAATGCCGTTGGGCCAGCGCGAAGTATCGCGCGGGATGCCGTTGGTCGAGCTTGAACTCATGTTTAATCGAACTTCCACTAACCGATGGCCGATGGAAAGTCGCGGACGATCAGGCCCTCATCCGCCGGCCATCGACACTCGGTGATCATTTCTAAAGCCACTTCTTCAAAAACGCTTCTACCTTTACTCCCGACCACTGATGGTCGCCCTCGAACAAATCCGCTTCCACGTGATCCTCAGCATTAAAAACGCTGTAAATCTCGCGTACTCGACGAACGGCGGACCGGGTCGCGGCGATCGGGAAAATCGGGTCCGTCGATCCCGACTCCACGAGTATAGGCCGCGGCGCGATCAGAGCCGCCAGATCAGCCATGTCTAACTCTCGCGCCAGACCAGGGACGAAATTACAGATGCAGTGAAACATGGCCATCACCGAATCACGGAACGTGTTGAGGTATCCGCTGACGATGGCAACGCGAATCCGTGTCTCGATGGCTGAAGTCCAGAGCGTCATCTGCCCCCCGCCGCTGATACCCATGAGGCCTATGCGTTTGGGATCGATGAACGGCAATGTTTCGAGATAGTCCACGCCCCGCTGAAGATCGTTGATGCGAATCCGCGCCAGCGTCGTGCCGAGCATCATCGCCACCACAGACGCGGCCTGGCATGGCGACTC
This region includes:
- a CDS encoding DNA-directed RNA polymerase subunit omega, translated to MLEALKDDSVINKLGGRFKFTALVQHRVRELMDGARPLVERKGRSDFEIAVEEIVEGKIIFELRKDNEDADND
- a CDS encoding phosphopantothenoylcysteine decarboxylase (decarboxylates 4-phosphopantothenoylcysteine to form 4'-phosphopantotheine.), whose product is MSKRPRANSSRSPSVESTSGAFLANRKIIVAVTGGIACYKAATLVSRLVQSGATVRVIMTESATQFVAPLTFQALSGQSVLTSIWQADDRPDSQHIGLARWCDLMVIAPATADILAKIACGLTDDLVSLTVSALPRHPQPTPVFIAPSMNTQMWENPVTQRNISTINDLLGYRFIGPGTGWQACRTSGSGRMAEPEEIFAALCKSL
- a CDS encoding MFS transporter is translated as MSSSSTNGIPRDTSRWPNGIRALSYRDYRLMWIGSVVSNIGTWMQIMAQQWVVYELSNKNPFWLGADAFAAGLPVLLTPLAGVLADRVNRRRLMGIVTILQAVVSVWLSVRYGMRRLTVGEIIACSFVSGTLSALLIPAFVSLMPDLVARKDLPNAVALNSMGFNCARVVGPMIGGIVLHQFGATWSFALNAVSFIAVIAALITIRNSSDQSQAKHAHPWQSLLDGLRYLRGRPDIRAILAIVFSAGICIAPIVTMLPAYARDALGRGEEKDFALLLSAFGTGAVIGSLLLALSSQRIPSPWRGIPLLITLGMVEIAAGSVAHFQIAVVLIGIAGSLQIGTLARLNTAMIASIPNSVRGRLTSFFFLAIAGGIPIGGLLAGTIAKWADVRSAYWIFGAILISAIATIGMVVKRKGIQFQVDESVRAEMTAEEKLADSMV